One part of the Clostridium thermosuccinogenes genome encodes these proteins:
- the ablA gene encoding lysine 2,3-aminomutase, translating to MRKYTEINLWKNVSPRDWNDWKWQLRNRITAVEQLKHVLDLSESEQKDVGLCLKRFRMAITPYYATLIDSANPHCPIKAQCVPSINELIQKPDEKADPLNEDLFSPVPGIVHRYPDRVLFLITYKCSMYCRHCTRRRMVGEEDFSVDKAGLDRALEYIRSNKSIRDVLLSGGDPFVMPDSYLEGIISRLRAIPHVEVIRIGTRTPVVLPMRITDGLLGMLRKYHPIWINTHFNHPDEITPYSLQACQKIVDAGIPLGNQSVLLKGINDNVDVQKELLLKLVKARVRPYYLYQCDPSQGIGHFRTPVKTGVDIIKHLRGYISGYAVPTFVIDAPGGGGKVPINPEYVINMDDEKVVMRNYKGDIYVYP from the coding sequence GTGAGAAAATATACAGAAATAAATTTGTGGAAGAATGTCAGTCCAAGAGACTGGAACGACTGGAAATGGCAGTTAAGAAACAGGATAACTGCAGTAGAACAGTTAAAGCATGTATTGGACCTGTCCGAAAGTGAGCAAAAGGATGTAGGTTTGTGCCTGAAAAGGTTCAGGATGGCGATAACGCCATATTACGCTACCCTTATCGATTCTGCCAATCCCCATTGTCCCATCAAAGCTCAGTGTGTCCCTTCGATAAATGAGCTGATCCAAAAACCGGATGAAAAGGCAGATCCGCTCAATGAGGATCTTTTTTCACCGGTGCCCGGCATTGTGCACAGATATCCTGACCGGGTGCTTTTCCTGATAACATACAAGTGCTCGATGTATTGCAGGCACTGCACCAGAAGGCGCATGGTGGGAGAGGAGGATTTCTCCGTTGACAAAGCAGGGCTGGATAGGGCGCTGGAGTATATCAGGTCAAACAAAAGCATCAGGGATGTGCTACTGTCAGGAGGTGACCCTTTCGTTATGCCGGACAGCTACCTGGAAGGGATAATTTCCAGGCTTCGAGCCATACCTCATGTGGAGGTGATAAGGATCGGCACCAGGACTCCGGTGGTTTTGCCCATGCGCATCACCGACGGCCTGCTGGGCATGCTTAGAAAGTACCACCCTATATGGATAAATACCCACTTTAACCATCCTGATGAGATAACACCCTATTCCCTTCAGGCCTGCCAAAAAATCGTTGATGCGGGCATACCGCTGGGCAATCAGAGCGTTTTGTTAAAAGGCATCAACGACAATGTTGATGTGCAAAAAGAGCTGCTTTTGAAATTGGTGAAAGCGAGGGTTAGGCCATACTACCTATATCAGTGTGATCCTTCCCAGGGGATAGGCCATTTCAGGACACCTGTGAAAACCGGTGTGGATATTATAAAACATTTAAGGGGATATATTTCAGGATATGCCGTACCGACATTTGTAATAGACGCACCGGGCGGAGGAGGAAAAGTGCCAATCAATCCTGAGTATGTAATTAACATGGATGATGAAAAGGTGGTTATGAGAAATTATAAAGGAGATATATATGTATATCCCTGA
- a CDS encoding sugar phosphate isomerase/epimerase family protein — MGKMSIALQLYSVRDDMAADFEGTLRKVKMMGYEGVEFAGLFNRSAADVKNLLKELDLIPVSAHVPYDEMMSDPEKVLGTYAEIGCKYVAIPYMTEEYRPGAEGFPKVVESIKMLGKIAKEKGMTLLYHNHDFEFVKVNGEYGLDVLYNSVPADLLQTEIDTCWVNVAGENPAEYVKKYAGRAPVVHLKDFVMKGKEKPAQLYELIGIKSDEKEKSDEEKFGFRPVGYGVQDIPAIIQAADEAGAKWLVVEQDNPGPGKTPMESVEMSINYLKTLKF, encoded by the coding sequence ATGGGTAAAATGTCAATCGCTTTGCAGCTGTATTCCGTAAGGGACGACATGGCTGCCGACTTTGAAGGCACGCTGAGAAAGGTAAAAATGATGGGATATGAAGGCGTAGAATTTGCCGGATTGTTTAATCGCAGCGCCGCAGATGTCAAAAATCTTCTGAAAGAACTCGATCTGATCCCGGTTTCCGCCCATGTGCCCTATGATGAAATGATGTCAGACCCTGAAAAGGTGCTGGGAACGTACGCTGAAATCGGATGCAAGTATGTGGCGATACCTTATATGACGGAAGAATATCGTCCTGGCGCAGAGGGTTTCCCAAAAGTGGTAGAATCGATAAAGATGCTGGGAAAGATAGCTAAGGAAAAAGGAATGACCTTGCTGTATCACAACCATGATTTTGAATTTGTAAAAGTGAACGGAGAATATGGCCTGGATGTGCTGTACAACAGTGTGCCGGCTGATCTCTTGCAGACGGAGATTGATACCTGCTGGGTAAATGTCGCAGGGGAAAATCCCGCGGAGTATGTGAAAAAATATGCCGGAAGAGCTCCTGTGGTTCATCTCAAAGATTTTGTGATGAAAGGCAAAGAAAAACCGGCCCAATTGTATGAGCTCATAGGCATCAAGTCCGACGAAAAGGAAAAGAGCGATGAAGAGAAATTTGGCTTCCGTCCGGTAGGCTATGGGGTGCAGGATATACCTGCCATTATTCAGGCAGCCGATGAAGCAGGAGCAAAATGGCTTGTCGTGGAACAGGATAATCCTGGACCCGGTAAAACTCCAATGGAGTCGGTGGAGATGAGCATCAATTATTTAAAGACACTGAAATTTTAG
- a CDS encoding D-alanine--D-alanine ligase family protein produces MENLDNDDVPKYTAGITYNLKKGVKSDAEDEEAEYDNIETVNAIKNALEQMNCRVELFEANTDIFEKLKRTKVDILFNIAEGTKGRGREAQVPAIANIFGIPFTGSDETTLCISLDKALTKRILSTYKIRTPRYQVIEEESARLDSRLKYPLIVKPNAEGSSKGIWDFAVAEDSHELKKLISRNLNLYKQPIMVEEYIKGREFTVAVAGNKNEATVFSPMEIHYKDTGQKFNIYSYNVKKDYQKYIQYSCPADISKEIEDRMKSTALKIYNALQCRDFARIDFRLSEEEDIYFIEINPLPGLAPGYSDYPMITEFCGLSYNDTIKMILNSALKRYSMKPII; encoded by the coding sequence ATGGAAAACTTGGATAATGACGATGTCCCTAAATATACTGCGGGGATAACGTACAATTTGAAAAAAGGCGTTAAATCCGATGCAGAGGATGAAGAAGCGGAGTATGACAACATAGAAACGGTAAATGCAATCAAAAACGCCTTGGAGCAGATGAACTGCAGGGTTGAGCTGTTTGAAGCCAACACCGATATTTTCGAAAAGTTGAAGAGAACAAAAGTCGACATTCTGTTCAACATAGCCGAAGGCACGAAAGGAAGAGGAAGAGAAGCACAGGTACCTGCCATTGCCAATATCTTCGGAATACCTTTTACAGGTTCTGACGAAACAACTCTATGTATATCCCTCGATAAGGCATTGACAAAAAGAATCCTATCTACATATAAAATAAGAACTCCAAGATATCAAGTTATTGAAGAAGAGTCTGCCCGTCTGGACAGCAGGCTGAAATATCCTTTGATAGTAAAGCCTAATGCCGAAGGATCAAGCAAGGGAATTTGGGATTTTGCCGTAGCAGAAGATTCACACGAGCTTAAAAAGCTCATAAGCAGAAATCTCAACCTTTACAAACAGCCCATCATGGTTGAGGAGTATATAAAGGGAAGAGAATTCACTGTGGCTGTGGCAGGCAATAAAAATGAAGCTACGGTATTTTCACCCATGGAGATACATTATAAGGATACAGGCCAGAAGTTCAACATCTACAGTTATAATGTCAAAAAGGATTATCAGAAATATATACAGTACAGTTGTCCTGCAGATATAAGCAAAGAAATTGAGGACAGGATGAAAAGCACTGCGCTGAAAATATATAATGCACTTCAATGCCGCGATTTTGCAAGAATTGATTTCCGCTTGTCGGAAGAGGAGGACATATATTTCATAGAGATCAATCCGCTTCCCGGCCTGGCACCAGGCTACAGCGATTATCCGATGATAACGGAATTCTGCGGATTGAGCTACAATGACACAATAAAGATGATTCTAAACAGCGCACTGAAAAGATACAGCATGAAGCCAATAATATAA
- a CDS encoding glucoamylase family protein yields MSKRKCLEISRYLVVVLCLVVILSACDTGIAYKPDMALQEYTPDEKTLEILLKEERACFDFFWNTANTDKDSPGYGLIPDRMPTGPDVSSIASVGFGLTGICIGVERGWITREQGAERVKGTLETLYNNVQQDHGFFYHFLDIKTGQRVWDCEVSIIDTALCLNGVIMAGEYFGGEIAELAEKIYARVDWPWYTDRWGNGRYYMGYKPETGFFGSWNMTAEQLMMYFLGTASPEKPVDPGMFYIFSRPEESYGGLPKMIHSPAGSIFVYQYSHAWYDFRNTRDAYGTDWFRNSIIASLSSRQYAIDNEELYNTGELDWGFSACDGPEGYSGEYGSQPAFGNRNDGTIPPYGAAGSIVFTPENSARSIVNMYEQYPELWGEWGFKDAYNKTMEPMWIAKDVIGIDKGITMLMIENYLTGMVWEYMSKNKYVQSGMKRCGIHPANTYGVESFENNPELGGITGQDCTFRIQTEETHTGVNALEVNTKKGGKLRFKIDSRLLNDENNSMLQYAVKGKVKATVRYLDGSGKEIKAVSSPSGSEEWRVVQVPAAKELKSDIGNISFVELEFKNDGIFYIDDVEFINDDPRIYNVILDGSRKAGSVLKPVWNTWDKKGRKVYIDEIRWYISDTPLGDWKQIEGADRLTYTIKNEDVGKYIKCELYGVIPEGIKLIRLDPAQSDVTGI; encoded by the coding sequence GTGAGTAAAAGAAAATGCCTTGAAATTTCCAGGTATCTGGTGGTTGTATTATGCCTGGTGGTAATTTTATCTGCATGCGATACAGGTATCGCCTATAAACCGGATATGGCACTGCAGGAATATACACCCGACGAAAAAACCCTTGAGATTCTTCTAAAAGAAGAGCGAGCCTGCTTTGACTTCTTCTGGAACACTGCCAACACGGATAAGGACAGCCCGGGTTATGGGCTTATTCCGGACCGTATGCCTACAGGTCCGGATGTAAGCAGCATCGCTTCTGTTGGCTTCGGACTGACCGGCATATGCATTGGTGTGGAAAGAGGGTGGATAACCCGCGAGCAGGGGGCTGAAAGAGTAAAAGGCACCCTCGAAACCCTTTACAACAATGTGCAGCAGGATCACGGTTTTTTCTACCACTTCCTGGATATCAAGACGGGACAAAGGGTGTGGGACTGCGAAGTATCCATAATTGATACGGCGCTGTGCCTGAATGGAGTTATTATGGCCGGTGAATACTTCGGCGGTGAAATAGCGGAACTTGCCGAAAAGATATATGCCAGGGTTGACTGGCCCTGGTATACCGACAGGTGGGGGAACGGAAGGTACTACATGGGTTACAAGCCTGAAACAGGCTTTTTCGGCTCATGGAACATGACGGCAGAGCAGCTCATGATGTATTTTCTGGGAACTGCTTCTCCTGAAAAGCCGGTAGATCCCGGGATGTTCTACATATTCAGCCGCCCGGAAGAAAGCTATGGAGGGCTTCCGAAAATGATACACAGCCCTGCGGGGTCTATATTTGTCTATCAATACAGCCACGCATGGTATGATTTCAGGAACACCAGGGATGCCTATGGCACCGACTGGTTCAGGAATTCGATCATCGCTTCCCTATCCAGCCGTCAATACGCCATAGATAATGAAGAACTATACAATACGGGCGAGCTTGACTGGGGATTTTCCGCATGCGACGGCCCCGAAGGATACAGTGGAGAGTATGGTTCGCAGCCGGCTTTCGGCAATAGGAATGACGGAACGATACCGCCTTACGGCGCAGCAGGTTCCATTGTGTTCACTCCTGAAAATTCCGCCCGATCGATAGTCAATATGTATGAGCAGTACCCTGAGCTCTGGGGAGAATGGGGGTTTAAAGACGCCTACAACAAAACTATGGAACCCATGTGGATTGCAAAGGATGTCATTGGAATAGACAAGGGTATAACCATGCTCATGATTGAGAATTATCTGACCGGAATGGTGTGGGAGTATATGTCGAAAAACAAATATGTGCAGTCGGGCATGAAGCGTTGCGGCATACATCCGGCCAATACCTACGGGGTGGAAAGCTTTGAAAACAACCCGGAGTTGGGCGGAATAACCGGCCAAGATTGCACCTTCCGTATACAGACGGAAGAAACCCATACCGGGGTCAATGCACTGGAGGTTAATACAAAAAAAGGCGGAAAACTGCGTTTTAAAATAGATTCCCGCCTCCTTAACGACGAAAATAATTCAATGCTGCAATATGCTGTGAAAGGAAAGGTTAAGGCAACGGTGAGATATCTTGATGGCAGCGGAAAGGAAATCAAAGCTGTCAGTTCGCCTTCAGGGAGCGAGGAATGGAGAGTGGTGCAGGTGCCTGCAGCCAAGGAACTGAAATCGGATATAGGAAATATATCCTTTGTTGAGCTTGAGTTTAAAAATGACGGAATATTTTATATAGATGATGTGGAATTCATAAATGACGACCCAAGGATATATAATGTCATACTGGATGGAAGCAGGAAAGCCGGTTCCGTGCTGAAGCCGGTGTGGAATACATGGGATAAGAAAGGCAGAAAGGTATACATTGATGAAATACGGTGGTATATAAGTGATACGCCGCTGGGAGACTGGAAACAGATCGAAGGAGCCGACCGGCTCACATACACCATAAAAAATGAAGATGTCGGAAAATATATTAAATGCGAACTGTACGGTGTCATACCGGAGGGTATCAAACTCATAAGGCTTGACCCAGCTCAAAGCGATGTGACCGGCATATGA